gtatattcccctCAAAAAGtccaatttcagtctgaaattctcttaatttcgaaaaacaaacaaagatgcccCTTTCGTAGCTTCTGTGTGTTCCATATCtgtttgactaatttccaccataaatgaaggaaagatgccgaacattcgaATATAACACTACAGGAGAATGAGGAccgaaaattaaaacaaaaaaaaattggaaaaaaaagaacaccccggccccggccccgcgtaaCATCtggccccatttgttcaaaagGTAGATAACACCATCCACCGAATAAAtcgctatccattggatagcgcaattggtttcgctatgacttatcaaCTGGAtagttatccaccttttgaacagcTGGGGCCAGATGTATCTTTGTGCAACTCCCAAAGATAATGGCCAGCGGTTTTCCTTTAGTTTGCTGCACCACATTTTCCCAGATTTACCCCAGAAAACCTAAGCAAGTGAAACGAATCGGCtctcaactttttttttacactttATACCGTGTCTACGACAGATTTTTTTATGAAgttgtaatatatatatttaggtAAGCCTAAAAATATAGAAAGCCGGAGCTGGAGGTCCAACCtcgattattatttatttatgattttgttttcaaatatttttataaCGAGTCTTCTTACCATACTACCAGTCCTTCCTGGTGCTCATTGCTATAAATTAGTCTGTTTTCCGTTGTCCTTCTTGCTCTTTCATCGCCAACTGTTTTTCGTCATCATTCAGTTCAGTCTgttttctcgttctctttcttcaGCTGCTCGTCACTATAATCTCGTCTCTCTATTCGGGCTCCTCCTcgctctctctctttctctctctttgtTTGTCACTGATAATTTGCCTGTTTTCTCGTGCTCTCAGTCGCTCCCCTTGAGCATCGCTTTCTCTTCGCCTGCTctgttctcttctttctttgtaCCGCATATGAATTTAAAAATACTTAGcttgttttttggttgtcttcaaaatgtttgcttgttttatcAAAACGCAGAGTTCGAAGTGCTGgccatgcaacttcccgccaaaaaacgcgGGTTCCAGCAGAGTGAAAAGTTGAACTTACGGAGGGACGGTTGTacgaccaaaatttctcgcatggataggTTACCGTATTTTCTAAACATCGTGCTCTGCGATTGTACGTTGACTTACTTCGGCAAACGTGTTTTTTGTAAAGTCAAGTGTGTGTGTTGTTGAAAAACAAGCTGGCTCCCTGTCCTACAACTGGAATGTCGAAAACGCCAAGCATTTATTCTTCTAGATCcgataaggaaaaaaaaataagcggTGGTCGTGATTTTTCGCGTAGAATGGAAAGGTCGAGTGCCATCGAGAAACAAAAGCTAGCGATTAAAATGCTGTCACGTTTACAGAATAATATCTAATATTTTGAAGGAGAGACTTGTTTTTCCTAAACTTCAGTTTGGAAGGAATGATCATCCTTAATAGCTTAGAATCtcttacaataataaaatggcGTATAGTACTGTGAAGATTCATCTATCCGGGAATATGATAGTAGGCGAAGCATAAACTTGAATACTCCGGATATTTTGTGGACTTACTTTTCATAAGCTTTCGAGCTCTCCTGAGCTCTTGGTCACATGACTGGTGTTGTTGGTGACGTCATCCTCGGAAGTAGGCTGGAAATTCGATGGTTTCCGAGCGGCCTCCCTCCCTCTGTTCCTGAGGAGGTTGGTCCAGATGGGGGACAAGTTGTAGCGGCCTCCGTCCTTGTTGAGTGAAGGGCATAGAGTCCGAATGTGGATGGCTTCCTTCACACCTCTTTCAAACCACCTCGGTTCAACCTCCAAAATCTCTGCGTTAGCAATATCGATGGAATGTCCCGGTTCAGTAGTGTGTATGTGCCTGGACACCTTGGAAGTAGAGGAGCTGGGGCGTCTGTGCTCCATGAATTGGGCCTTGAACGACCGTTCTGTCTCTCCTACGTAAGATGCCGGACAATCCTCACATGGAATGTGGTAAACTGTACCCGTGACTTGGAGTTTGTTCATTTTGTCCTTAGGCCTGACCAGTAGTTGCCGTAAGGTATTAGATGGTTTGAAGTAGGCTGGGATGTTGTAGCCTTTCAGGATTCTTCTCAGTTCTTCAGAGAACCCACGGATATACGGCATGACGACCGGGTATTTCTTCTTGCTGGTGCCGGATGATGGTAGTGTCGCGGCTTGACTTGAAGGCTGTTGTTCCTCAGCGGGCTGTTTAGGGTCTTTCAGAAGCCAACTAGGGTAACCATTGTAGCTCAGAGCAGTCCTGACATGATCAATCTCCCCCTCTCTGTCCTTGGGGTCACTGACGATGGATTCCGCGCGATGGGCCAGGGTCCTAACCACTCCCCTCTTATGTTCCAAGGGGTGGTTACTCTCAAAGTTGAGGTACTGGTCTGTGTGCGTGGCCTTTCTGTAGACTCTCGTCTTTATGGTACCATCCTCATTGATCACGGACCACGTGTCCAGGAACGCAAGGGCTCTCTCCGTGTTGTTGTCTTCGGAGTGGGTCTCAACTTCTCCCTCGGTGGTCCACTTGATGTCATCATCTATGCTGTTGAGATGGTCTGTGAACTATTGGGCGTAAGCCTTCTTTAGTTTCGTATGGGTGTCGTCAACGTGCCGCCGCCACCAGGTAGGGGGGTGCGCGACCGTCGCGATGGCCTTCTGTTCAAAGTCCTCCATGTACAGATTATACACAATGGGGGAAACTGGGGACCCCATTGCAGCTCCATGGATCTGTTGGTAGAACTGACCTTGGTACAGGAAGTATGTACAGGTCAAACACAAACCGAGTAGAGTCACAACATCCTTGGGGGCCATGGGGGTCCTATCCTTCAAGGTGTAGTCCTCCTCGAGCTTCTTGTGGATCAGTACAAGGGCTTTGTTAACGGGAACGCTGGTGAAAAGGGCTGAGACATCATAAGACCTGAGTTCTTCGTCTGGGGCGACCTGCAGGGTTCTCACTTCCTCGGCGAAGGCTTTGGAGTTCTTGACGTGGTGTTCAGTTTCACCGACTAGGGGTGACAGGATATCGGCAACATAGCGGGCGATTTGGTATGAAATCGTCCCTATCGAGCTCACAATGGGGCGTAGTGGGCAGTTGACTTTGTGGATCTTGGGTAGACCGTAGAACCGTGGGGCCTGGTCACACGTGGGGTACAGTTTAGAGTGCAGGGCATAGTCGATTACCTTGTGGTCCCTGAGGTCTCTACGGGCTATGCCGAACTCCTTCTTGTATCTGCTAGTGGGGTCTGCTTTCAGCTTCTTGTAGGTCTTGGTATCGGACAGGATTGCTTGTCCCCCGTCTGGACCAACCTCCTCAGGAACAGAGGGAGGGGGGCCGCTCGGAAACCTTCGAATTTCCCGCCTACTTCCGAGGATGACGTCACCAACAACACCAGTCTTGTGACCAAGAGCTCAGGAGAGCTCGAAAGCTTATGAAAAGTAAGTCCATAAAATATCCGGAGTATTCAAGTTTATGCTTCGCCCACTAAAATGGAGTATATTGCTTCAATGAGATTGTCGAGTATTTTGGGCGGCTCGATTTAAACTCttagcttgattctgattggttagattcaacttaaaaaaaaaaaagagaatttacaGCGATTTAAATTTCTTCCACCTTTATTTGAGTCTGTCCAGTTTATTGAAACACGATTAATAAATGAGAGGCTAGATGAAATATCGTTGACGTACAAACCCGACAGAGAAAAGTTTCCAATTTCTGCTGCTATTGGGTTACTGTCCATCATGCTATCATCATTATCCATGCTGTATTCACCCAGCACTTCAAACAGGTGAAAAGCAGAAGGCTGAAATTTTTTTGAAGCTAAGACGACGCTGTCAGATAAAAATTTGTTCTTAAATATATTTAAATTACTGAAAATAAGAAGCAAAGGCCATTTTGCTGTAATGCTGCCAGTCGACGCGATTATCCATCTTCATAAACAGGTCTTTTCGGATTTTGCAAGCATAATCTCGAAATTTAGTTAATACCTCACGTGGAGCAATGAGCAGAATGCTGCACGAACTTGCTATTAGCCCATGGTTACCTCAACATTTTTCCATTTGACTCGTCTAAAAACTGTgcgatatatatattttttttgagaAACTTCAATGGACTAAGCTGATTAGAGTAaggatattttgaaaaatggaaaGTCGACACTCATACATTGTGCATTTTGACGAAAACTGAACCTGGCAGTAAGCTCGTCAATCGAATGCATGCTTATCTTAATGGGAAAAATCATTTGGTCTTTCCAATGTCTGTTCAATATGCACAGGAAGGCGATTCTATTTCAGCACAGGGTAATTACGAGCATAAAAGAACAATTTAAGCGCTTcgcaagaattaaaaaaaaaagtcatacaAGCTACAATAGAACACGAGGAAAAAATCATAATCGGTGGATTCCAATATTTTGCATGAAAATTGCCCTGGATTTCTTCCTTTTCGTTGCTTCCCTGGTTAAAACGTTGTTTACTTTGTGTGTTAGGATGAAAGGTGTAAACTGGGAAGAAAAAACGTCATTGGTGTGAGCAGCTGATCGCTGCCAAACATTGCAAAAACACAACAGTTTATGTCAAGCAACAGCACGTACGTTGATATCATCCTAACAAATGGGCACATAACTCTTTTAGCCCTTCAACTTGGTGAACCCATTATATGACTTTTACGTCAGTACAATCGTTTCGGATGAACATTTATTCATAACCATTCAAAAAACAGCTGTTAAAGCAACGAAGAGCGAATATTTTAAACGCGATTTGCATTAATGCCTTGACAAGGTGTATGGAGATTTTTCAAGTGTCCAACCCTTCTTAGCTTTTTCCTAATCAAAGCGGAAGGACCCGGAATTCGTGTTTGTTGTCTCattttgggtccattgtttACAAATTAAtggaagaaaatatattttgctcAGAAACTCCGTGTTTGGCTCAagttcaacaacaaaaatgttatcCATAAGAGAATATTATTTTCCTCTGCTCCGGCACAATACAAGTGGCTTCTGGTTGAAAGGATCGACTGAAGTTTCAAATTGTAAGCAGCGCGATCTACGCCACTTCCGAATTGTACTTTTACAagtagaaataaataaatgatctTGTCTTAAGTAATATACAAAATTTTGACTTGAAGCAAAAGCATTGGTTCACTGCATACCTACATCTGTCAACTTAATTTGCTTCAGTGACTAGGGTGCGAAACGGCTAattatggaaaaagaaaaagagagagaaactgAGGCGTTTTGCTTAAAGTGAGAAATTAAACTTCAATTGATCGTAAACGATGTCTAGCGAGCATTTGCGAAAAGAATAATTCTTTCCTCGATTAGAGAAAATGAGCTTACATGTGCGAGTTAGACTACAGTTGCTGAAACAACAACGATGCTCTGAATATGTTCTTCAGG
The Montipora capricornis isolate CH-2021 chromosome 10, ASM3666992v2, whole genome shotgun sequence genome window above contains:
- the LOC138021062 gene encoding uncharacterized protein, with amino-acid sequence MDNDDSMMDSNPIAAEIGNFSLSALGHKTGVVGDVILGSRREIRRFPSGPPPSVPEEVGPDGGQAILSDTKTYKKLKADPTSRYKKEFGIARRDLRDHKVIDYALHSKLYPTCDQAPRFYGLPKIHKVNCPLRPIVSSIGTISYQIARYVADILSPLVGETEHHVKNSKAFAEEVRTLQVAPDEELRSYDVSALFTSVPVNKALVLIHKKLEEDYTLKDRTPMAPKDVVTLLGLCLTCTYFLYQDHLNSIDDDIKWTTEGEVETHSEDNNTERALAFLDTWSVINEDGTIKTRVYRKATHTDQYLNFESNHPLEHKRGVVRTLAHRAESIVSDPKDREGEIDHVRTALSYNGYPSWLLKDPKQPAEEQQPSSQAATLPSSGTSKKKYPVVMPYIRGFSEELRRILKGYNIPAYFKPSNTLRQLLVRPKDKMNKLQVTGTVYHIPCEDCPASYVGETERSFKAQFMEHRRPSSSTSKVSRHIHTTEPGHSIDIANAEILEVEPRWFERGVKEAIHIRTLCPSLNKDGGRYNLSPIWTNLLRNRGREAARKPSNFQPTSEDDVTNNTSHVTKSSGELESL